The Colletotrichum higginsianum IMI 349063 chromosome 2, whole genome shotgun sequence genome has a segment encoding these proteins:
- a CDS encoding GMC oxidoreductase yields MRLRRLVGLLAASSSLVAAVDLTGYEFIVVGSGAGGGVLAARLALAGRKTLLIEAGDDQGANENYTVPAYQAKSTEDDAMAWDFFVRHYADDARQARDFKTSYETPGGGEYTGLNPPPGSRIKGTLYPRTGTLGGCTAHNALIAVYPHRSDFDYIARLTGDQSWSADNMRSYFVRMENNRYLLPGAPGHGYNGWFSTETAPLNIALLDPQLLSLVTGGAFALGNQTNLVFNLATLTAGDGNSAATARDTRPGYYQIPISSRDAKRVGSREFIVAVRDAKNANGSKRYPLDVRMNCHVTKVLFDKSSPPRATGVEFLDGKYLYRASPRSRTAGPGVRGTAKASREVIVAGGAYNSPQLLKLSGIGPAAELRRFGIPVVKDAPGVGTNLQDHYEITVQGRAPANFSALNGCTFGFYGASDPCLTRWRNPILGDRGIYESSGFAAAMFYKSTVAERNEWDVFAFGGPVNFRGYFPGYSVNATIEHDWFSWAILKSHPRNTAGSVTLRSSNPLDVPNIQYNYFDTGSGDFNADLQALAETVKVTRDAFARQLVPIREELPGAGVKGDAAVKQYIKDTAWGHHASSTCPIGADNDPMAVLDSSFRVRGVAGLRVVDASVYPRIPGTFTAVSTYMVGEKAADVILSQNR; encoded by the coding sequence ATGAGACTCAGACGGCTCGTCGGCCTACTCGCCGCATCGTCGTCCCTCGTCGCAGCCGTAGACCTCACCGGCTATGAGTTCATTGTCGTCGGCTCCGGTGCCGGGGGCGGTGTCCTggccgcccgcctcgccctAGCCGGCCGCAAGACCCTcctcatcgaggccggcgacgaccagGGCGCCAACGAGAACTACACCGTCCCGGCCTACCAGGCAAAGTCaaccgaggacgacgccatGGCCTGGGACTTCTTCGTCCGCCACTACGCCGACGATGCGAGGCAGGCCCGCGACTTCAAGACGTCGTACGAGacgcccggcggcggcgagtaCACCGGCCTCAACCCACCGCCGGGCTCGAGGATCAAGGGGACGCTGTATCCTCGCACCGGCACCCTCGGGGGGTGTACCGCCCACAACGCGCTGATCGCCGTGTATCCTCACCGTTCCGACTTTGACTACATCGCCCGCCTCACCGGTGACCAGTCGTGGTCGGCGGATAACATGCGTAGCTACTTCGTCCGCATGGAGAACAACCGCTACCTGCTGCCCGGTGCCCCGGGCCACGGATACAACGGCTGGTTCAGCACTGAGACGGCGCCACTGAACATCGCCCTGCTAGACCCTCAGCTTCTCAGCCTGGTGACGGGGGGCGCTTTTGCTCTCGGGAACCAGACGAACCTGGTCTTCAACTTGGCCACTCtcaccgccggcgacggcaacagcgcggcgacggcccgTGATACTCGGCCGGGCTACTATCAGATCCCCATCTCCTCTAGAGATGCCAAGCGCGTCGGCTCGCGCGAgttcatcgtcgccgtccgcgacgcCAAGAACGCCAACGGCAGCAAGCGGTACCCCCTCGACGTCCGAATGAACTGCCACGTCACCAAGGTCCTCTTCGACAAGTCGTCCCCGCCGAGGGCCACCGGCGTCGAGTTCCTCGACGGGAAGTACCTCTACCGCGCGAGCCCCCGCTCCCGCACCGCCGGCCCCGGCGTCCGCGGCACGGCGAAGGCGTCCCGCgaggtcatcgtcgccggcggggcCTACAACTCGCCGCAGCTCCTCAAGCTGAGCGGCatcggcccagccgccgaACTGCGTCGCTTCGGCATTcccgtcgtcaaggacgccCCCGGCGTCGGGACGAACCTGCAGGACCACTACGAGATCACCGTTCAGGGCCGCGCGCCGGCCAACTTCAGCGCCCTCAACGGGTGCACCTTCGGCTTCTACGGCGCCAGCGACCCTTGCCTGACGCGCTGGCGGAACCCGATCCTCGGCGACCGCGGCATCTACGAGTCCTCCGGCTTCGCGGCCGCCATGTTCTACAAGagcaccgtcgccgagcgCAACGAGTGGGATGTCTTCGCCTTTGGGGGCCCCGTGAACTTCCGCGGGTACTTCCCAGGTTACAGCGTCAACGCGACCATCGAGCACGACTGGTTCAGTTGGGCGATCCTCAAGTCGCATCCCCGCAACACCGCGGGCTCCGTGACGCTGCGCTCGTCAAACCCGCTCGACGTGCCTAACATCCAGTACAACTACTTCGATACCGGCTCCGGCGACTTCAACGCCGATCTGCAGGCCTTGGCAGAGACCGTCAAGGTCACTCGTGACGCCTTTGCCCGCCAGCTGGTGCCCATCAGAGAGGAGTTGCCTGGTGCCGGCGTCAAGGGGGACGCTGCCGTGAAGCAGTACATTAAGGACACTGCTTGGGGCCACCACGCTTCGTCTACGTGCCCTATTGGTGCCGACAACGACCCGATGGCCGTGTTGGATTCGAGCTTTAGAGTGCGTGGTGTGGCTGGGCTGAGAGTCGTTGATGCCTCCGTCTACCCTCGTATTCCGGGCACCTTTACAGCCGTGTCAACATACATGGTTGGCGAGAAGGCTGCGGACGTGATTCTGAGTCAGAACAGATGA
- a CDS encoding Alpha-ketoglutarate-dependent taurine dioxygenase, with translation MAAEVGTTTTEARKLQLRGETSINYEEEKYQYENYLPHFVPGLQSPLKEFSHVDVGLRADPEKTFLLKAPGVIHEEITPAIGTEIHGVQLSQLDSAQLDELALLAAERGVVLFRDQDFADIGPERQKRYGEHFGPLHVHQMGGQIKDYPELLPVYRDFTAGAVDNEIKDNVTSVKWHSDMSYEINGMGTTTFLALNTPPSGGDTLYLSTTAAYYALSDTYRTLLHGLEAVHSGFSQAAVHDHRQRYIRDPIETVHPIVRIHPVTKRLSLYVNRLYTKRVVGMKQEESTSLLGFLFDHIERGQDWHLRVHWKQGTVVVYDNRNTQHSALRDFRVDEGTTRRHMLRITPQAERPYFEDLGHLNS, from the exons ATGGCAGCAGAAGTGGGCACTACAACAACAGAAGCTCGGAAGTTGCAGCTTCGTGGCGAGACTTCGATCAACtatgaagaagaaaaa TATCAATACGAAAACTACTTGCCGCACTTCGTCCCCGGCCTCCAATCCCCTCTCAAAGAGTTCAGTcacgtcgacgtcggacTAAGGGCAGACCCTGAGAAGACGTTCCTGTTGAAAGCTCCAGGAGTGATCCACGAAGAGATCACGCCGGCAATCGGGACAGAAATTCATGGAGTTCAGCTCAGTCAACTGGACTCGGCGCAGCTGGATGAACTGGCGCTCCTGGCAGCAGAACGCGGAGTGGTCCTGTTTCGAGACCAAGATTTTGCCGACATTGGCCCCGAACGTCAAAAGCGCTATGGGGAGCATTTTGGACCTCTTCACGTTCATCAGATGGGTGGTCAGATAAAGGACTATCCCGAACTGCTTCCAGTATATCGGGACTTTAC AGCCGGCGCTGTTGACAACGAAATCAAGGATAACGTGACGAGTGTGAAGTGGCATAGCGACATGAGTTATGAGAT CAATGGAATGGGAACCACGACGTTTCTCGCGTTGAATACACCCCCCTCTGGAGGTGACACCTTGTATCTTTCCACAACTGCCGCATACTATGCCCTATCCGATACTTATCGTACGTTGCTTCACGGCTTGGAAGCTGTTCACTCTGGCTTCTCGCAGGCTGCGGTGCACGATCATAGACAGCGGTACATCAGGGACCCCATTGAGACCGTTCATCCCATCGTCCGCATCCACCCCGTCACCAAAAGATTGTCCTTGTACGTCAACCGGCTGTACACCAAGAGGGTCGTGGGAATGAAGCAGGAAGAAAGCACTTCGCTGTTGGGGTTCTTGTTTGACCACATCGAGAGGGGGCAGGACTGGCATCTGCGAGTGCACTGGAAACAGGGAACGGTCGTGGTGTACGACAACAGGAACACGCAGCACTCCGCGCTGAGGGACTTTCGAGTTGACGAGGGAACCACGCGGAGGCACATGCTTAGGATCACGCCTCAGGCCGAGAGGCCATACTTTGAGGATTTAGGGCACCTGAACTCATGA
- a CDS encoding Pantothenate transporter, which produces MSQSSVKLPLLQDHTLSNYGTKQDAMVLTEPGGEAKSSGTPRDRRFSSFSRKIWGDDPRERKYVRKLDTFLFSYVLLGYFIKYLDQNNYSNAFISGMQEELELYGNERNLLNTYFNIGIIIGTIPAQMIQLKWVRPSIWIPACELGWSALTIVMASAKNVETLCTLRFFIGLLESCSFPGFASILGSWYGKTQLAKRMALFEQTAAIAGIFSGYLQAGLYTGMNGTAGLSGVISIPIALYGFFALPDLPHNTRAFYLKQEDREYGMQRIQKMGRKPPSDLTLKGIKEIYTSWQLWAFILPYLMVAEAGSGTGYFNLYLKSEGYSVVQTNILPTIGNVIQIVAAFSVGWLSDATGSRVLTVVFVQVLVLVSNIVLSVWSVPKAALLAAFYLSYTGGAAQPVVISYGHEITQWNANLRQLLVATGNIFTYTFSAWMPVVLFPTYDAPKYNYGYEVLILFGALATIGIYLLDYLYKRDLYVSKPVAMTELTRP; this is translated from the exons ATGTCTCAATCATCGGTAAAACTTCCGCTATTGCAAGATCATACCTTGTCGAACTACGGCACAAAACAAGACGCAATGGTCCTAACTGAACCCGGGGGTGAGGCCAAAAGCTCCGGGACGCCGCGAGATAGACGATTCTCGAGCTTCTCACGCAAGATATGGGGGGATGATCCGAGAGAAAGAAAATATGTTCGAAAGTTGGACACTTTCCTCTT CTCCTATGTCCTCTTGGGCTATTTCATCAAGTACCTAGACCAAAACAACTACAGCAACGCATTCATCAGCGGGATGCAGGAGGAGTTAGAGCTCTACGGCAACGAGAGAAATCTTCTAAACACTTACTTCAACATTGGCATCATCATTGGTACCATACCGGCGCAGATGATACAGCTGAAATGGGTCCGTCCTTCCATCTGGATACCAGCTTGCGAGCTGGGTTGGTCTGCTTTGACAATAGTTATGGCAAGTGCCAAAAACGTGGAAACG CTCTGCACTTTGCGTTTCTTCATCGGGCTCCTCGAATCTTGCTCGTTTCCTGGCTTCGCCAGCATTCTGGGCAGCTGGTACGGCAAGACGCAACTCGCCAAGCGGATGGCTTTATTCGAACAGACGGCGGCTATTGCGGGAATCTTCAGCGGCTATCTCCAGGCCGGATTGTATACGGGAATGAACGGGACAGCGGGCTTGTCCG GAGTCATCTCTATACCGATTGCTCTGTACGGATTCTTCGCCCTCCCCGATCTGCCCCATAACACCAGAGCCTTCTATCTGAAGCAAGAG GATCGCGAGTACGGCATGCAGCGCATTCAAAAGATGGGCCGTAAGCCGCCATCAGATCTCACGCTGAAGGGCATCAAGGAGATATACACTTCGTGGCAGCTTTGGGCATTCATTCTACCATATCTCATGGTTGCTGAAGCTGGATCTGGTACAGGTTATTTCAATCTCTACCTCAAGTCAGAGGGCTACAGCGTTGTGCAGACAAACATTCTCCCAACCATTG GCAATGTCATTCAGATTGTGGCAGCCTTTTCGGTGGGGTGGCTGTCAGACGCAACGGGCAGTCGGGTGTTGACCGTTGTATTCGTGCAAGTACTCGTGCTGGTTTCGAACATCGTGTTGTCAGTCTGGAGTGTGCCAAAGGCAGCATTACTCGCCGCCTTTTATCTGAGCTACACGGGCGGAGCGGCGCAGCCTGTAGTGATCAGCTACGGGCATGAGATCACTCAATGGAATGCCAACCTTCGACAGCTCCTCGTTGCCACAGGAAACATATTCACTTACACTTTCAGTGCTTGGATGCCTG TGGTTTTGTTTCCGACATACGACGCCCCCAAGTATAACTACGGCTACGAGGTGTTAATTTTGTTCGGCGCTCTTGCTACCATAGGAATATACTTGCTCGACTACCTGTACAAGAGGGATCTGTACGTTTCGAAGCCTGTGGCGATGACTGAGCTAACACGACCTTAG